The Vicugna pacos unplaced genomic scaffold, VicPac4 scaffold_40, whole genome shotgun sequence genome has a window encoding:
- the LOC140694580 gene encoding putative serine protease 47, with protein sequence MRMQGKRAGSHSDMMVTTHPSSCRKSHVLENYRVLLGNTQLYQHTRHTQKLPVSQIIVYPDFDKFHPFGNDIAMLQLLFPVNFTSHIIPSCLPAPGMQLPSNSSCWITGWGMLSEERPLLEPFRLQEGKVSLVENKFCNMLYEQRVGQGRNYSVHEEMLCAGDFSTGKAICCVSEAISVPPLRVLRASVSLGMGGVLPLLSLWRPPGRPASSLSVSSRGSSPWQRSPGCPFLSPLSLRALLAGPQTASVFEAYFTVLIEV encoded by the exons ATGAGGATGCAGGGAAAGAGAGCTGGCTCACATTCAGACATGATGGTGACCACgcacccttcctcctgcagaaAATCTCACGTCCTGGAGAACTACCGGGTTTTGTTAGGAAACACCCAGCTGTACCAGCAcaccaggcacacccagaagTTACCTGTGAGCCAGATTATCGTGTACCCAGACTTTGATAAATTTCACCCTTTTGGGAATGACATAGCCATgttgcagctgctctttcctgtgaACTTCACCTCCCACatcatcccctcctgcctcccagctcctggcatgcAGCTGCCCAGTAACTCGTCCTGCTGGATAACGGGCTGGGGCATGCTCAGTGAGGAAA GGCCTCTGCTCGAGCCCTTCCGTCTCCAGGAGGGGAAGGTGAGCCTCGTTGAGAACAAGTTCTGCAATATGTTATATGAACAAAGAGTTGGCCAAGGCAGGAACTACTCTGTGCATGAGGAgatgctgtgtgctggggacttCTCGACAGGAAAGGCCATCTGCTGCGTGAGTGAGGCCATTTCTGTTCCTCCCTTGCgtgttctcagggcctcagtttccctggggatggggggggtgTTGCCTCTGCTCTCCTTGTGGAGACCCCCAGGacgtcctgcttcctccctctccgtGTCTTCCCGGGGCTCCAGCCCTTGGCAGCGTTCCCCCGGCTGCCCCTTCCTGAGCCCATTGTCCCTGAGGGCGTTACTGGCAGGACCTCAGACAGCGTCTGTTTTTGAggcctattttacagttttgattgAGGTGTAA